The proteins below come from a single Streptococcus hyointestinalis genomic window:
- a CDS encoding MarR family winged helix-turn-helix transcriptional regulator, translating into MKDPFTEFRNLVTLVEGRVQQIAKEHDVEHLGGPQGFVVMYLYKHSGEEVFIKDIEKKLKISKSVTSNLIRRMEKNNFIKVIPSQKDKRYKQLVLTSLGSQKAVKLADFHRTIHDKVLKDIDLTELKTAKKVIRKIRENLEIEE; encoded by the coding sequence ATGAAAGACCCTTTCACCGAATTTCGGAACTTAGTCACTCTGGTTGAAGGGCGTGTTCAGCAGATTGCAAAAGAGCATGATGTTGAGCACCTAGGCGGTCCGCAGGGCTTTGTAGTTATGTATCTTTACAAGCACTCTGGTGAGGAAGTGTTTATTAAAGATATCGAAAAAAAACTGAAGATTTCAAAATCTGTTACGAGTAACCTTATCAGACGGATGGAAAAAAACAACTTTATCAAAGTCATCCCATCTCAAAAAGATAAGCGCTACAAGCAACTGGTTTTGACATCACTTGGGAGTCAAAAAGCAGTGAAATTGGCTGATTTTCATCGGACCATTCACGATAAAGTCCTAAAAGATATCGACCTAACCGAGCTAAAGACAGCTAAGAAAGTCATCCGAAAGATTCGGGAAAATTTAGAAATTGAGGAGTAG